Below is a genomic region from Raphanus sativus cultivar WK10039 chromosome 4, ASM80110v3, whole genome shotgun sequence.
atatttagaatttcgaaatattatataattttacttttataattataaaatttttattatctaaaagtttctaaattttctgaattaaaaaataaataaatcgtaatatcattagtttcttttagatatctacaaattatgtaaatattatttagttttaatttttgatagctatacaattttatatgatttttagtaatttagtacaagttgatttaatacatttaaccaaatgaaataaataattttttatctaagattttaactttatatatacacatatatattcttaaatataatttaaaaaaaaaaatattttctcttaattttatgcttaattaatgatatttatattaattattggtaaaaataataaaatatataatattaataaattatattttaaaatataaaatttaactttcaaaaaattcatcactacacatggtgcaggaaagcACCTAGATTAACAattgtgacatgactactaaaattgataacatgttttaaagattaatatgacatgaaaaatcatatttaatgttaatttatatttttgataaacttttaaaaatatgtaataactcatatattatattttttgtcgatttatatatttggactttttaaaaatatggtaataactcataaatcatcattaaaataaatatattcaattatagcatttcaaatttcgaagtatcatttaaattaaaaatatttcaaaaatatatacatatttttagaaaattatacaaaattaaactttaaatcgtaaaatcattagtttcttatatatatctacagattttatatatatttttaattttaatttttgacaattatgcaattttacatatttatttaatatatttaattaaaataaatggaTAGAAAATCTagctaagattataattttaaatatatacatgcacattcttaaatataattcaaaataaacaaaattgtttttatcttaattttaatgttcagttaaatcaaatttgtattaaaatattgataagaaaaaaatatataatattaataaaataatttagacatttttctataagataatactatttctagaataaaaagattgattatacataaacgaaatttatttgtatttttcttcatatttttccaaaaacataaaaaacagaaaatatctatcaaattttaaaatatagacttatatattttatcaaaaacatatataaattatacataattatatttatgaacctaaggtaaactaaataaattaattagcaaaatcgttttattttagtctaattataaccaaaacattatgattaaaaaatgatataggcCAATATACCAAATGCAAGTAAtgaaatcaatcaaaatatgaacaattaaatcaaccaattattatgacgtatctattttgcatatattcatatacgtgaataaattttcaatattttacaagttatgtttattaatgaatatctgatttacttttttctatttttttaaataagatatatcaaattatacaaaattttatgaaatatatttacaaatataagagGATAAACTGAATTACCTACTAATACGATAATTTTAACCTAATGagaaaaaacatcattaatttaACCGTCTATATACAActcaaaaaattgaaataatacaaaatatcatgcttaaaacataaagatatttaatccaattttttatagatacaaataaaagattatttaaaacatataaacaaacaaagtaaagtacttatttgtaaatatttatttccgtgcatgagcacgggagaatcacctagttCTACTAAAAAAGGGTTTTTGAATAGGAGTGGTTAggaataactttttttttgtcgaagGTTAGGAATAACTTACACTTCAAAGTTCACAggttagttatatttatatataaggGATTCAAAGAGAATGAAAACTGAATTGGTTGGTCTTACACTAGGGTTTTTATACATAAAGTTCTTCTAAAGTCTACGCATGACCATGTGAAAATTTACTAAATACGATCAAACACGACTGTGATGGTTTACCAGAGATCTCAAAACTCAAATACAATTCAGAATAATATCTTGATATTTATTCAACAAGGTGCTCCTAttaaatatacacaaaataagaTACAATGACTGAATGTGTATTCTAAAATCAACGGCAAAGCTGAACGCATAAGCTATTAATCCGTGAATCCGAGGGATTTGCCAAAATGTATGATCCTGACTTCCCATTCCTCAAACAAGTTATGCTCAACTGGTTGCCTAATTGAGTCGTctgcacaaagaaaaaaaaaagaataaatctCAGAGATATGTTGATTAGAGACCCTGAGAGAAACTGGATAATGAAACTGGATGTAAAGATTGTTACCGTGCAAGAGGCTGGTTCTCGGTTACAGCTCCATCTAGAAGTTGGAACACATGAAAGATAATGACACCATGAACAATGTTTGTTTCCATCCACATTGTTAAAAAGTGAGATCAAACCAGCAATGAACCTGACAAGGAAACAAACCGgttttgtgtaatttttttctaGTGTTTCTAGAAGAAAACAGACTGgtttatatatagttaatataaatttaacaacTTACCAAccaagcaagaggagaagagagacaGTCCATAATATGGCTTGACAGATATTATACTTGTGAGGTTTAGCTGCAGGAGCGTTTCTTTGGTTGATCCATCCGTAATGAGGACGGATTAAAAGCACAAATCCAAGAAGAAAACCAGTAGCAAAACCTCCAATATGAGCAAAGTTATCTACTCCAGGAAGCACACCGAGTCCCAAGTTTACCGCCACAATCAGTACAAGAGTTATGATCGTCACAACCTAGACAAAGCATTAGCAAACAACATGAACTTCCAAACTTTATAACATCCCTGAACTAATAtgtgatatatttttgttcGCGTAGTTGGCAAtcattttttctatataaaaaaagaatcatgTTTTTGATGGTGTTTGGGTTACCTTGTTAGTATAGATTGTCCAGTTGATAAAGATCTCAGAGAGCATTCCTCCAAGTAAACCAAAGACAGCACCAGATGCTCCCACAGAGATGTTTGAGCGGAGGAAAAGTGCTGACAATATACTTCCTCCAAACCCCGATATTAGATAAAGCAATCCAATCCGTActaagagaagaaaaaaatgaaaactatagGTTATACACATATTTCATTAGAGATATGTAACAAAATCGATCAGAAGAGAGTACTTACTAAAACCGAATTCACGTTCCATACGCATACCGATGAACAAAAGAGTCAACATGTTCACCAACAAATGAACAACTCCTCCATGTAACCAGTTGCAAGATAGTAGACGCCACCCTTCATCTCCGTTAACCACTTTCTTCACATCTAATCCACCCATTGTTCTTAACCTGTTTCCAAGTAATCAAATTAACCAAAATCAATCTCAAATTAGGAGAAAGAAACACACTTTCTCTAGAACTCAAACTAACATCAATCTGATACTTCTTTCAAGCTATAGAGGGAGCAAACAAGAACCCTAGAAGTAGAGAGCTTTACGTGAGAGAGGAAGGACCCAGAAGAGGATTCTCTTTTGTACTCTGAAACGAGAACCGGCCCAAGAAACCCGCGAAACAGTCTCCAGACTTCTTCGGACAGTTGTTGACATACATGGTGATCACGAACACGACGACGTTAGCGATCACGAAACAGGGGATGAGCCAAGAGAACCAGCTCCGAAACTCCTTAACTCCTCTTCCTCGTTCTTCGTAAGAACCTCCTCGACTTCGGTTCTGAGATCGATGTTGCTCAGACAGAGCAGACGATTCCACATCCATTCGGTGGATGTTGTTGCTCTCGCTCTGTCGTGTTCTTCCCCAAATCGGAGCTGTCTCTGAATCTTTCTCACCCATCGAAACAATTAAAAGATTCGAGCTTTTGAACTAAATTCGGGAGATTTGAGATTGGGTTTTCGTTTTCGGTCGATATCTCTATGGGGTTTATATTGGTTTGGACATTGAAGTTATGAGAAGTTCTATCTTCGCAGATTGTGTCTGTAAACAGGAAAGGGGAAGAGTTGGTCAACTGTCTTGACCAACTAGACATCAGACGTTTCCTAATCCTACCACAACCAAAAATTTCATGTGACATCACCCGGTTTGTTCTTGTGTGTTTCCGGTTTAGGAATAATTAATTTAGATTCTgagtttattttcttgttttgacatcaagtttgtgtattttataattttattatattctttttctcttatgttttgtatttctttttgaCCGTTTGTGTGACGTGTGAGTGGAATTTGCCAAAATGCCATAAATATTTGATGACCTTTTGATGGAAGAATCATAAAATCGAGCGGTCAAACTCAATCAGAGTGTGAAGTGTAAGAAGACCGGTTCGAGCATATTTTAATAACATACTAGTTTTTGACCCGTGCGCCCGCACGGGTATATGTTcgatttaattatatatttttcctagtttttaaaacattcatatacgttgtcaaaaaaaacattcatatacctgttttatatgttatttttgtttgaCATTGGTGTGTCTTGTTTATTCGGTTTAGTGTACATTTATAaactatgagattttattcttcttgtattgtcttttttttcttttgctctgtaaactaaacatatttttttttaaaaaaaaacagagcatgtAGTGTAGGTTTAATATTAAATAGGAAAAcatctaattaaaaataaagtttaattagcgttaaaaataaaaagaaattacatatattaacaaattgAAGAATCATACATATTTTTGTATAgcattagaaaatataaaaaaagcattagaaaatatatagaaactaTAAAACCTACACTATTGAAAATAGATAGAAACTACAATATTAAATTGTAGGTTTTCTACGTTATCTGCAAGAATAGGAACAAATAAGGATGTTGTGGTCGTTAATTGATATCAAATTGTTAGAGGATTACTATAATTTAGAATTATATTTTGGGAAGGTAATTATTGTCGAGGTTAATAATAAAGGATGATTTGGTAGTTTGTAGATATCATATTAGCTTAAGTATAGCAATATATATCGTGAGgtaatttgtttttggaaaataataaatgaGTAGCATTGATTTTGAATTATTAGATGAAATGGCATTAAAATCGGATGTGGTTAAGTAATAATCTAAAATTGCGAATGGTATAATAATGAACCACTCGTGTACTTCGGTTTAGTAAATAATCAAAACTCTGAATTTTATATCAATGGCATAGATATGTAATTATTGAGGAAAACTTAGGTTTATTTccaatttgtacttcaattttaatagaatagattagtttttctttcaaatttaaaacaattataatataCAGGTTTTCCTAAATTTTATAACAGAATTACTAAAAAGAAtagaattattaaattttacatacctATAAATTTCTGTACCAACACTAAACAGAAGCTATAAGATTACAAACCTCTTTTGGCCTAAActctattttgtttatttgagaTAAATTGTCATTTAATATAATAACTTTTGATAGAATATCAAGTTGTAATAgttgttcatttttttctcataaaTTATCAAGTATTGAAATATTCCACAATTATCAAGTATTGaaagttagttttttttcttataaccaCCAGCTCGAATAATCTATATCAGCATTGAAAATGCCACCAAactggtttacagagtctatatgaaTTTGTAAAAGTCgacgacaaaagaaaaaaaaaaatatcagcatTGAAAATTGACTAAAACATATCCAACGAAAACCAGAAAATCGACTTAAACTGTTAGACTAATATCAATAGTGTAAACCAAACTGACATAAATTTTTGACGTACCAGGTTTTTAACTTATGACtgtaaaaaaagtaaaacttgCTTATACAAAAGATCCCAATCCCTTATCTACTTTGGATTCTTGCATTTTTAGAGACTTTCTTGATAGGGGTATGGAACTTTCCGAAGCTCCTTTGTTTCCCTGCCAAGTTCCatctatcaaaatatttatcttttccTTACAAAAGTCATATTTGGATCAATCTATAATactctaatttttcttttctttgaatcACAATCAGGTGTTTGACTACTGACTAGTCGTTTGctaaataataaagattaaaattatataagattaaaatttaactattcaattttttttttaattttactaaatcaattttacattttctaaaaaaattacttttataaaataaatattatgttttctcaaaaaaaattgtatatatatatgacatttTCATTGGTAAAATTAGTTGATTGTACCCTCCACATTAAGAAAATTAGATGACATGTAAGTAAAAAATTAGAGCTGTTATTCTTTTTAGGTATTGCCCGTGTGACTGTCCTTCAGTTTTAACcaactactagattttgacccgcggtTTCAAACCGTGGGATAATTTTTCGAAATAAcctaaatttatttgatataaatttatatttttattgtatctaCATTTGGATgttataaatgaaatattatattgaGTATTTTAAAATCCGTCCCGATCCGCTGTTAAATCGACAAATTTTGTGGTCTTATATACAATCcggtttagtttttaataaaaaaatatttaaagttctTATAAAACCCATAATAACAGCTAATACCCATGATCTGGCTATCGGTTGAACTAATAGATGACCCAATATGTAATCCGGTttgacttaaattattatagttagagtattctaatatatattcatgaatGTTTAGATGAATGATGAATATATAATGAAAGTGCTGTTCcaattttaatactatttttagtcaaactaaatttTCATCTTGTTGTAAGCGTAATGGATCAATATTTGAGAGGatgcatattaaaaatgaaatatatttaagcaTCAACCATTTATATACGTCTATTACAATTTACtaatttatgtttgtaaatataattttcatttatttagtaagtttacttttgttagttcacatgttattagatttttttgatgttttgtttatgaattatgttaaatttaaaagttaatttcattaatggcattaattttgatttatatttgtattatatattaatttttatttatatttttcttatatatatatataattttattttacaactaATTAAACTATTAACACATACTCTCTTGcatcaatttatgttttaatgtagtgttttatgatataattgtgttaatatatttgttgaattagttaatatttgataaatatattgcaTGTGTTTGAATAACCCGTAAAACTATGTtcgtaaaaatatcaataataacaTGTTTCATCgtatactaaatattaatagtatcaaactattactattttatcacacatatatatatatatatatatatatatatatatatatatatatatatatgtatatctaattttaatactctaaatatatgaattatatttttatatatttagtgagggttttgaagaaattgtttttttttgcatttggattaatatgtagctgtatatatacaaattaatagatatatatcattatttatcacattaataattaaaatataattaatttattattaaatttcgtattaattaaattatattcattagtttaaaaataataaattagttagtTAGCTCCTTAGTTTTAGGcatgatatatatttaatattaattaagttaaatataactaattcaaaattacaaataattatttttcaaaaataaaaagatcaaatgATCACGtggattataaatatattaacaaaattagttgatgtgatttaacattattttatgttgttataatttattacaatttatataatacttttggtttattttgaataaattttatcttagtattcacattatacatttaaatacacatatattttaagtcttgatatgtttttattttatatcataactcttaacttgtttaaaattgtttaaaaaacctttttaatatattttgtatgtggaatgataataaaacaaaaaaacaaagttaagtattttttcaaatgtttttaaaacataaacatttcttatataaatatttaatcaaatcgATTTTCTTTTGCACGTATGTCGGAATCGGTTACATATcgaataatatattattattattaatagatacttgttagattaaaaaaatattatgtgataataattaatgtatttattttagttggacTGTTATAACTTTTTCTAGTCCAAAACATAGTCGATAAATATtgctcatgttttaatagtattgatggcAATATAAGCTTATATTTGctaaaaaaattgtaagaaaATCTTATATCTCCATACCAAGGAAAAATTGTATATACgtgattttgtataaataaaacataaataaatgaaGCAAGAGCGTTGCTAAGTGTAAACATCAATCATCTCTCTCCAGAGAGAGATAATTAGTGATCGAAGACCTGCCGGTAAACATCAGTCATCTTTGTGTGCAGTGCtgtttgtgtgttatttgtAAGCGGATTGCAAAATACTTAATTACagatatcaatatatatatacaacaatttTAACCTAGGGTATATACATGTACCACACATGTTAAACATACCAAAACATAACAACAATAATTAACGGAGCCAAAAAAGTATTGTCATCAAAACGGTaagcttatatatattatgatacgTCGTTCTTCGTCCTTCACAAAAGAATGTTGTCTAGTCCGCTAGAATTTTTATCATTGGTGAAACTCGTAAAGGCCTAGTCCTTCGGTGTATATCTTCTGTGCGTAGAGAAGTATATATACTGCTTGCCAGCCTGCCCTACGAATCCGTATGCTGGAAAGAGAAGCAGAAAAATGCGAATGTCTAACAAATGATAAGCGTTTTTGTTCAAACGTTTGATTGTTATTAAATtaactagttttttttgtaaattattaaattaactaGTTCCTGAACCAAAAAGAACAATAAGTTTTCTGCAAGAGTATTTACCAAAACGATggcctttcttttttttttttttttgaaactacgATGGCCTTTCttggaacaaagacaaaatacatttttatcgAAGTCAAGAAAAAAGAATCAGGATATCGTTTTTCTCCATGTGAAACTATTTGAATCGAGTTTTTCTATTGATCTACTTTGATTAATCATCGGAATAAAAAAttagaaggaaaaaaataacTTCCAACTAGGAATGTCTGCCAAGGTCAGGCccgaaattaattttttaaaaataaacgaTATAACCCATACATGTGACTAATAATGAGTAGCGTAACacactaaattaatttttaaatacaaagtTTTTTAAAACTAGTGTGCTGTGTGCATACCGTGATGAATTTTATATTTGCAGTAAGCGAGAGAATCTAGCTTATGTATCCGGTGAATTTTTCATAATTAACCTTTTATATCTCCAATAGCTAAGTTTATATTCCGAAAAGCTTCTTGTATAGTagtgatcatattatatatcgTAAATGATTTTTGTGAGAAACTTATAATGAACTCCATTTTGTAAAGTTTGCTGAAAACGTCTAACAATCATATTCGACATTTTTTTTTGGCGTTGCAGTCTTGCAGATAAGGACATGTGAAACTCCAACATTTAAAAGTCGTAAAGAAATGTTACGAGGAAACAGGATCAAGAACACTTAACGCAAtcgaactctctctctctttcaaacACGTGTGTGATCAAGATTGAAAACAGAAAATGATACAGATTATTtgtgtaacatcccgagttatgatatataaaaaagtttaagaaGATTAGTTTGGTTAACTATGTTATcaaagttaaacttatttttttcgTCATGTCACATATCCATTTACAACTCTAAAATTATACGTGCTTGAGATTGAGTAATGAAGAGATGAGTGATCTATCGGAAAGTGATACTCAATAGATCACTCATCTTTTCAACTATCTAGAGTTATACGTGCATATCGTTTTATACTCAAGGACTTACAAAACGGATTAAACCAGACGCCTAACTAACTTGATTACTCCAAACATACCTGATAACATAACCAAGTCAGCTAAACCTTTGACATCCTGCAAAGTGTTAGCACAAGGCAATTGTTTCAGTATATATAAAGCTATTAATACTTTTTTAATATACTTAACaagaaataatcaaattagaaaTCTTCTTAGAAACCATAGCCCTGGACACGTTCTACCCATAGGGTTAAAATAAGCTATAATGGACATTGTAATGTTTGTCCATTTCAAATAATTGTTGGATAAGTGCAAGACAATAATGCAGAATTGTTCTTTAGTTTTTTGCTGAATGAAACTATACGACAAACGATTATAATACTTTTTCCTCTTAAACAACTTCAAAAGTTAGTAACAATGTTTAGGTTAACAAGTTAACTAAGCAACTGTCGTCATCATTTAGCGTATATGAACGAGATCTATGCTGTCGGCTTATTGTTTACTGACTTTACTAAGATGAAAGTCGATGAGAAACTCATTAAGACCATACTTGTGTTCTTGACTTTCGAATACTGTATGTCTCTAATGGCActgattaaataaatttgtaaaacataATTGTCGTCGATTCTTCGCTCATACatgtgtatatatgttttttattagattcgggttaattatgggcttccaacttaaaaccaattggcaattagtggattggccctaaccctttatatattacttaattatttctccaactaccgatgtggaactttattcatcaacactccccctcacgcaCATGCGTAGACAACTGTGGAAATACCATCCACGGAGTGGCCCAACATCGGGTGgctctttttaatttaactttgatCCACAAGGATcgaccgctctgataccatattagattcgagttaattatgggcttccaacttaaaaccaattgacaattagtggattggccctaaTCCTTTATATACTACTTAATTATttttccaactaccgatgtggcaCTTTATTCATCTAACATTTTCTCAGAAGACATTGTTTATCTAGACATCACTCATTTGTTGACATTTGCATTTTTGCATTTATTCTAAGTTACATAGAGTGTCATCTTAATCAATTTGAATTTGTAAGTGTTTCTAATAAagaaatcatttatattttacacaCATATATTACCGAATCTGAACTCGAATTAGGATAAAACGACTACACTATAATACAAATCATTTAGATACAAACcaact
It encodes:
- the LOC108835391 gene encoding RHOMBOID-like protein 4, producing the protein MGEKDSETAPIWGRTRQSESNNIHRMDVESSALSEQHRSQNRSRGGSYEERGRGVKEFRSWFSWLIPCFVIANVVVFVITMYVNNCPKKSGDCFAGFLGRFSFQSTKENPLLGPSSLTLRTMGGLDVKKVVNGDEGWRLLSCNWLHGGVVHLLVNMLTLLFIGMRMEREFGFIRIGLLYLISGFGGSILSALFLRSNISVGASGAVFGLLGGMLSEIFINWTIYTNKVVTIITLVLIVAVNLGLGVLPGVDNFAHIGGFATGFLLGFVLLIRPHYGWINQRNAPAAKPHKYNICQAILWTVSLLLLLGWFIAGLISLFNNVDGNKHCSWCHYLSCVPTSRWSCNREPASCTTTQLGNQLSITCLRNGKSGSYILANPSDSRINSLCVQLCR